The DNA segment CCAGTATTTGGATTGCAGGCATGCTGGTTATAGCTGCTCTTTCCCTGCATGCATGGTTCAAATTAAAGAAGGTTAAAAATACAACAACTGCCCTGAACAATGAAGACGTTTTACACTTATTTGAACGGTGCAAGCATCGATTAAATATATCTAAACCTTTATTCGTAGGAGAATCACCACTCGTCAAATCTCCAATGACGTTTGGACTGTTTAAGACTTACGTTGTGCTGCCGACGCACCTTGACGAACGGATGTCGACAGAAAATATCAAATACATTTTTATGCATGAACTACATCACTTTAAATACAAAGATATCGCAACGAATTACCTTGTCATCATTTTTCAAATTTTATACTGGTTTAATCCACTTGTTTGGGTTGCTTTTAAAGAAATGAGGGTAGACCGTGAAATTGCCTGTGACAGGGCTGTTTTAGAATCGTTGGATGAACATTGTTATGCAGATTATGGGAATACGATTATTAATTTCGTGGATGTACCCTCATATTCGAAAAATTTTACTGGGTCCAATCAGTTGAATGGTCCCAAGGGGCAAATTAAAAAAAGGATTGAAAAAATCGCATCCTTTACGATTGAATCAAAGTGGCTGAAGCTGAAGAGTATATCAATCTTTACCCTTGCAGGGATATTTGTAGCCAGTCAGCTCCCATTTATTTCTGCAATGGCCTCTGGGAATAACCGTTATGATTTTAATTATGAACACACGATTTATAAAGATTTTAGCGAGTACTTTGGTGGTTATGATGGAAGCTTCGTATTATATAACATGAGTGCTGATCAATATACCATCTATAATAAAGATAGAAGCACATTGAGAGTTTCCCCAAATTCTACCTACAAAATTTATACCGCATTAATTGGATTAGAGTTAGGGGTAATAACAAGTAATCATTCCACGATGAAATGGAACGGAACGCAATATCCTTATGAATCTTGGAATACGGATCAAAACTTATCGACAGCTATGAAAAATTCAGTAACCTGGTATTTTAAGAAATTGGACCAAAAAATTCCGCGAGGTACCGTCCAAGCTTATCTGAAACAAATAGACTATGGAAACTACGATCTTTCCGGCGGAGAAGACTATTGGCTGGAATCTTCATTAAAGATTTCTCCGGTCGAACAGGTACAACTATTATCGGCATTTTATACAAACCAGTTCGGGTTCGAAGAAAAGGATATCCAAACCGTTAAAGACTCCCTTTTATTAGAGGAATACGATGGTGCAAGACTCTTCGGAAAAACCGGAACTGGCAATGTTAATGGTAAGAATATAAACGGCTGGTTTATTGGGTATGTAGAGAGGGAGGACAATACTTATTTCTTTGCAACCAATATACACAATGAGGATAATAGTTATGGAAGCAAGGCGGCAAAAATCACGTTATCTATTTTGGAGGATAAGGGAATCATTAAGGAAAGAGAATGAGTGGTTTGATTTTACATGGGTCCAAAAGAAGAGGGGAGGATAAGGATGACAAAGAAAATCCCGAATATTTCCGAATCAGAATGGGAAGTTATGCATGTGCTGTGGAAAAAGGTTCCACAAACGGCCAATGAAGTTATATCCTCCTTGCAGGAGCAGACGGATTGGAAGCCGAAAACCGTACGAACTCTTTTGGATCGTCTGTCTCGTAAAAATGTGATCGGTGTCAATAAAGATCGGAGGGTTTATACTTTTTTTCCGCTCTATTCACAAGATGAGTGTCAGCACGCTGAGGCACAGTCATTTATTCAGCGAATTTATGGCGGAACGTTAAAGTCGATGCTGGTTCAGTTCATCGAGGAGGACTCTTTGTCAGAAGAGGATATTAAAGAATTACGTTCGATTTTGGATGAAAAGCCTAAAAAAAGGGAATCAAATGATGATGAAAAATGAAAAGAGTGCTAGTACATCGCCGTACTAGCACTCTTTTTACACTATTTTTTATTCACAGAAGCATCGTAAATTGAATCGACAGCATTCTTCAATGCGGTGTTAAAATCTTCTTCAGATTGATTGGCATTTAAGTCAGCAGACAGCGCCCGGGAGAAGCTCGCTATGAGCTCATCATTTTCTTTTAACTTCTCATTTGCTTCCTCACGAGAATAGCCGCCTGAAAGAGCAACGACCCGAACAACGCGCGGGTGCTCGATTAATTCTTTATAGGCATTGGCTTTCGTTGGAATCGTGAGCTTCAGCATTACGTTTTCGTCTTCTGATAAGGTATTTAAGTGTTTAATAATTTCATCACGCAGGATTTCCTCAGATTTTTCTTTATCTTCACTGTGAATATTGACTTCCGGCTCAATAATCGGTATGAGGTCAGAAGCGACGATGCGTTTTCCTACTTCGAATTGCTGATCCACAACAGCCTTAATCGCGCTTGGATTTGGTTCATGGATGACAGAACGCATTTTGGTACCGAAAATGTTTCGTTCGTTAGCACGTCGTAGTGTCTCATCCAAATCATTAATCGGTTTCATGAGCTGTACACCGTGTTCTTTTTTGGCTAGTCCTTTATCCACTTTGAGGAAAGGGACAACCCCTTTATCAGCAAGGTAATCCGCTGTATATTTGCCTTCGATTTCGCGGTCCATCGTCTGCTCGAATAGGATGGCGCCAAGGATATGGTCACAATCAAATGCAGGAGACGTGATGATTCTTGTCCGCATTTGGTGGACCAAATCAAACATTTCATCCTCACCAGAATAAGAATCTTCCGGCACACCATACGCTGCCAATGCTTTCGGCGTACTTCCACCACTTTGGTCGAGTGCAGCGATAAATCCTTTTCCGTTTTTGATTTTATCGAATTGTTTGTTGTTCATCATTTTACGCCCCTTTTCTAGTATTCAAAATAAAGTCCATTTATACTCTTTCCCTAATTTCTTCGTATTTAACACAAATGGATCAAAAAGGGGTGAGCATATGACTTAATGGCAGATCCTCTCCATTTAAACGGGAAATCTCCGCTTTATTTATGCTTTTATTTAAATTAGAAAAAGGAAAAAATCTATTAATGAATTGTTAAATAATGCAGAATACCGCATTTCAATTGTAGAAGAATTGGATGAAATGAGGATGTATGGATTTATCTTTATTTAAATTATTTCCAATTATGGTATTGAAAGTCCATAAAAATTAAATCAGATAGCAGGCTTATTTTTTGCGGTTTTAAAGTGAATATACGTTGTCCTACTTAATCTAAATTACTTTTAACACTTTTTTTTACTGTGTTCCGGCATGGATAAAAAGGACGATTAATGAAAAAATAGGTTTGGATGTCGAGGAGAAAACGATAAGCATAGCTATTTCTTATGCCTGGGGTTGGACTGCTCATGCTCTCAAATATGGCGTAACTATACGACAGCCAAAAAACTGCTTCGAACCATGATATTACCGACTAAAAAGGAGGAAACAGGATGACATTAGAAAAGGAAGAACGAATTATTATCCCTGACGAGAACGGAGAAGAACACTCATTTGAAGTATTGTTCGCATTTGATGTAGGTCAAACGGAAGCATCTTATGTTTCAGTAGTCCCTGCCGAACAAAAAGAAGGCGAGGACGTAGAAGTATTCACTTTCCGTTATGAGGAAAAAGCGAATGATGAGGATGATCTTGCCATATACCATATCGAATCCGATGAAGAATGGGAATTGGTCGATGAAAAGCTGAACACTCTAACAAAAGAGGAATCCATTTAAGAATGATGCTTACGGTTTCTTAGCCGTAAGCTTTTTTCAATAATAATCTCATGATATAAGTACTAACTCCTCTCCTGAAATTATGTTTTTCATACTAATTCCTTCCTTATTAAAAACCTAAGTATATTTTCCATATGGTTTTACCAAAATAAAAAGCAGCCTTACTAAGGTTGGGTGACATTTTT comes from the Halobacillus shinanisalinarum genome and includes:
- a CDS encoding BlaR1 family beta-lactam sensor/signal transducer, with product MFFTYLVTSFIVSSITIVMIMLIKKICSKHLSAKWQYNLWFLLLIALTLPFLPKQWIHFENFFIPFDGIYSNRTSNPSVNTSEGSGLSNENWMQDFTVSVNRLNLDFLNIALASIWIAGMLVIAALSLHAWFKLKKVKNTTTALNNEDVLHLFERCKHRLNISKPLFVGESPLVKSPMTFGLFKTYVVLPTHLDERMSTENIKYIFMHELHHFKYKDIATNYLVIIFQILYWFNPLVWVAFKEMRVDREIACDRAVLESLDEHCYADYGNTIINFVDVPSYSKNFTGSNQLNGPKGQIKKRIEKIASFTIESKWLKLKSISIFTLAGIFVASQLPFISAMASGNNRYDFNYEHTIYKDFSEYFGGYDGSFVLYNMSADQYTIYNKDRSTLRVSPNSTYKIYTALIGLELGVITSNHSTMKWNGTQYPYESWNTDQNLSTAMKNSVTWYFKKLDQKIPRGTVQAYLKQIDYGNYDLSGGEDYWLESSLKISPVEQVQLLSAFYTNQFGFEEKDIQTVKDSLLLEEYDGARLFGKTGTGNVNGKNINGWFIGYVEREDNTYFFATNIHNEDNSYGSKAAKITLSILEDKGIIKERE
- the blaI gene encoding penicillinase repressor BlaI; the encoded protein is MTKKIPNISESEWEVMHVLWKKVPQTANEVISSLQEQTDWKPKTVRTLLDRLSRKNVIGVNKDRRVYTFFPLYSQDECQHAEAQSFIQRIYGGTLKSMLVQFIEEDSLSEEDIKELRSILDEKPKKRESNDDEK
- a CDS encoding fructose bisphosphate aldolase; translated protein: MNNKQFDKIKNGKGFIAALDQSGGSTPKALAAYGVPEDSYSGEDEMFDLVHQMRTRIITSPAFDCDHILGAILFEQTMDREIEGKYTADYLADKGVVPFLKVDKGLAKKEHGVQLMKPINDLDETLRRANERNIFGTKMRSVIHEPNPSAIKAVVDQQFEVGKRIVASDLIPIIEPEVNIHSEDKEKSEEILRDEIIKHLNTLSEDENVMLKLTIPTKANAYKELIEHPRVVRVVALSGGYSREEANEKLKENDELIASFSRALSADLNANQSEEDFNTALKNAVDSIYDASVNKK
- a CDS encoding DUF1292 domain-containing protein, giving the protein MTLEKEERIIIPDENGEEHSFEVLFAFDVGQTEASYVSVVPAEQKEGEDVEVFTFRYEEKANDEDDLAIYHIESDEEWELVDEKLNTLTKEESI